The following coding sequences are from one Streptomyces sp. NBC_00536 window:
- a CDS encoding WhiB family transcriptional regulator, with protein sequence MSVPVFMREAPCSRIDPELMFPAPSDLAKIEEAKSTCAECPFQIECLEWALDPASRCDFGVFGGTTEAQRKALVKKRKLGKPQRPNYGPRPAADRRIPASV encoded by the coding sequence GTGAGCGTCCCCGTCTTCATGCGCGAAGCCCCCTGCTCGCGGATCGACCCCGAGCTGATGTTCCCGGCTCCGTCGGACCTCGCCAAGATCGAAGAGGCCAAGAGCACCTGCGCCGAGTGCCCCTTCCAGATCGAGTGCCTGGAGTGGGCACTCGACCCGGCCAGCCGCTGCGACTTCGGCGTCTTCGGCGGCACCACCGAGGCCCAGCGCAAGGCACTGGTCAAGAAGCGGAAGCTCGGAAAGCCCCAGCGCCCGAACTACGGCCCCCGCCCGGCCGCCGACCGGCGCATACCCGCCTCCGTCTGA
- a CDS encoding phage tail tube protein, whose protein sequence is MAGEITNATEIVVPARTRVWLATVGTTAPADATVAMPTGWFSVGLTTEDSLKFNEEPQFEQVKSAQTDFPSRTFQTSDSATVEVDLQQWNSKNFKAVFGGGTITEITPAGGQPGAKHYKFAPPRIGGRSEIAACIEVIDGGKTYRYIIPRAMQMEGVQTDLGKAKEAVLPLRLAVQGGDDADAWYLITNDPAFANAA, encoded by the coding sequence ATGGCTGGCGAGATCACCAACGCCACAGAAATCGTCGTCCCCGCTCGAACCCGAGTCTGGCTCGCCACCGTCGGCACGACGGCCCCGGCCGACGCCACCGTCGCGATGCCGACGGGCTGGTTCTCGGTCGGCCTCACCACCGAGGACTCCCTGAAGTTCAACGAGGAGCCGCAGTTCGAGCAGGTCAAGAGCGCCCAGACCGACTTCCCGTCCCGAACGTTCCAGACCAGTGACTCGGCGACTGTCGAGGTCGACCTCCAGCAGTGGAATTCGAAGAACTTCAAGGCGGTCTTCGGTGGCGGAACGATCACCGAGATCACGCCCGCCGGCGGGCAGCCGGGGGCGAAGCACTACAAGTTCGCCCCGCCGCGGATCGGCGGTCGATCGGAGATCGCAGCCTGCATCGAAGTCATCGACGGCGGCAAGACCTACCGGTACATCATCCCGCGCGCCATGCAGATGGAAGGCGTGCAGACCGACCTCGGAAAGGCCAAGGAAGCCGTTCTGCCCTTGCGCCTGGCCGTCCAGGGTGGTGACGACGCGGACGCCTGGTACTTGATCACCAACGACCCCGCTTTCGCCAACGCGGCGTAG
- a CDS encoding peptidoglycan-binding protein: protein MQIIPRSQWGATPWNGTPNTVPLGRRTEFFVHYDGGDPVTRTGYAIMRAIEAGHLAQGWAGVGYNFVVDQAGTAYEGRGWNLQGAHCPDHNTTGIGVQIAIGGDQEPSAAALATCRALYEEACSRTGRTLAKRGHKDGFATLCPGSKLYAWVQAGMPAGDYEPAPDPGGWNGGGADENFERYQVVINGLSYGYGAQGDHVTQVGQALVNKGFGKHYSSGPGPVWTDADTANYADYQKSLGFTGNAADGVPGESSLKELLGTLPGRVSPKPTPPFPGRDKFGPGKNNGSITLLGQQLVRKGYGGFYTSGPGPQWSEADRKNVAAFQRAQGWTGSGADGLPGPETWTRLFS, encoded by the coding sequence ATGCAGATCATCCCGCGCAGCCAGTGGGGCGCCACGCCCTGGAACGGCACCCCCAACACCGTTCCTCTCGGCCGACGCACCGAATTCTTCGTTCACTACGACGGCGGTGACCCCGTCACCCGCACCGGCTACGCGATCATGCGCGCGATCGAAGCCGGTCACCTGGCCCAGGGGTGGGCCGGGGTCGGCTACAACTTCGTCGTTGACCAGGCTGGGACCGCGTACGAGGGCCGGGGCTGGAACCTCCAAGGCGCTCACTGCCCCGACCACAACACGACTGGCATCGGTGTGCAGATCGCCATCGGCGGCGACCAGGAGCCCAGCGCCGCCGCGCTGGCCACATGCCGCGCCCTGTACGAGGAAGCGTGCAGCAGGACCGGCCGTACCCTCGCCAAGCGCGGCCACAAGGACGGATTCGCCACCCTCTGCCCCGGCTCGAAGCTCTACGCCTGGGTGCAGGCCGGCATGCCGGCGGGGGACTACGAGCCCGCCCCGGACCCGGGCGGCTGGAACGGTGGTGGTGCGGACGAGAACTTCGAGCGCTACCAGGTCGTCATCAACGGGCTGAGCTACGGCTACGGCGCCCAGGGCGATCACGTCACCCAGGTGGGCCAGGCCCTCGTGAACAAGGGGTTCGGCAAGCACTACTCCTCGGGTCCGGGCCCCGTGTGGACGGATGCCGACACCGCGAACTACGCCGACTACCAGAAGTCCCTGGGCTTCACCGGCAACGCTGCGGACGGCGTCCCCGGCGAGAGTTCCCTCAAGGAGCTGCTCGGCACCCTCCCGGGCCGGGTCTCCCCGAAGCCGACGCCTCCGTTCCCGGGCCGCGACAAGTTCGGCCCCGGCAAGAACAACGGGAGTATCACCCTGCTCGGCCAGCAGCTCGTACGGAAGGGGTACGGCGGCTTCTACACCAGTGGTCCGGGCCCGCAGTGGTCCGAAGCAGACCGCAAGAACGTCGCTGCCTTCCAGCGCGCGCAGGGCTGGACCGGCTCCGGTGCGGACGGGCTGCCGGGCCCGGAGACCTGGACCCGCCTGTTCTCCTGA
- a CDS encoding ATP-binding protein, whose translation MSLALPAAPALPSQSREPMLAAGAVGKVAAILRQRGVDPAKASMTHDRPDDTEAYQQQVYRDAWVNSLRLSGHADYARYTLSSLDDPGQFPKHMKKYVEQLAAARRHNRDQLKLPVDDRRELRPNILHLVAAGGVGAGKTVAAAAAGAFAVECGLMARFVSHSMYLAWLRPEGAPAGLTPTQVRERYERCDLLVLDDLCNEMDEYATNHVRTHTSNLITARINSGRATLFTTNLNFDQIEAVLGERLASRVGNRATVLRMVGADRRKPQRW comes from the coding sequence ATGTCTCTCGCCCTACCCGCAGCACCCGCACTACCGAGCCAGAGCCGCGAACCGATGCTCGCGGCCGGCGCGGTCGGCAAGGTCGCGGCCATCCTTCGGCAGCGAGGGGTGGACCCGGCCAAGGCGTCCATGACGCACGACCGCCCGGACGACACCGAGGCGTACCAGCAGCAGGTCTACCGGGACGCGTGGGTGAACTCGCTGCGGCTGTCCGGCCACGCGGACTATGCCCGGTACACCCTCAGCTCCCTGGATGACCCCGGCCAGTTCCCTAAGCACATGAAGAAGTACGTCGAGCAGCTCGCCGCCGCCCGACGCCACAACCGTGACCAGCTCAAGCTGCCCGTGGACGACCGCCGCGAGCTTCGGCCGAACATCCTCCACCTCGTCGCGGCTGGTGGTGTTGGCGCGGGGAAGACCGTGGCGGCCGCGGCCGCGGGCGCCTTCGCCGTCGAATGCGGGCTGATGGCCCGTTTCGTCTCGCACTCGATGTACCTCGCCTGGCTCCGGCCCGAGGGGGCGCCCGCCGGCCTCACCCCCACACAGGTGCGGGAGCGGTACGAACGGTGCGACCTGCTCGTCCTGGACGACCTGTGCAACGAGATGGACGAGTACGCGACCAACCACGTACGCACACACACCTCCAACCTGATCACGGCTCGCATCAACTCCGGCCGGGCCACGCTGTTCACGACGAACCTGAACTTCGACCAGATCGAGGCTGTCTTGGGTGAACGGCTCGCGTCGCGAGTCGGGAACCGTGCGACCGTCCTGCGCATGGTCGGCGCCGACCGCAGAAAGCCGCAAAGGTGGTAA
- a CDS encoding ERF family protein, with amino-acid sequence MTETTTPEPPLTVDEAFIAVMREIGPVGKNGRNKDQNYHFRAQEDIVAAARKPMAHYGLRMLPKVISHEHFTRGKVNVAIIEVEFTFRGPTGDTMPPILVIGEGADVSDKASNKAMTAAKKYAFIQAFEIADGADDGDNDHPAAVRGPLDWYLDQIRQPNIWQNAEALRKLRDRAVAEKVADLEVPDAPGQTFRRLIEGQGAKLIREQQERDQRKAEEREAVAAQMSAEYPTPDELNDDPWLQPAPPREEQHTSPGPAPTRRETPAVTREHQTPPASPVPDAAEIEAQLVQAAADPADCERRLNDLRARYGAGALAQTVVRTEWGTVDANSAITMALLSRPSTHAPDEAPAGPSTPAAPQAADNPRARSKMTAKDRAQEDMVAELEFQAQMLGLGSLEFAADLLPPGATSLEQIQKVRAMQDHIKGHRPEVLAAMIQNGLTNAAAEYAKFGDRVPARNIAAFIRGVLAPQK; translated from the coding sequence ATGACCGAGACGACCACCCCAGAGCCGCCTCTGACCGTTGATGAGGCCTTCATCGCGGTCATGCGGGAGATCGGCCCGGTCGGCAAGAACGGCCGAAACAAGGACCAGAACTACCACTTCCGCGCACAGGAAGACATCGTCGCCGCCGCCCGGAAGCCGATGGCGCACTACGGCCTGCGCATGCTTCCCAAGGTCATCAGTCACGAGCACTTCACCCGCGGCAAGGTCAACGTCGCCATCATCGAGGTGGAGTTCACCTTCCGTGGCCCCACCGGCGACACCATGCCGCCCATCCTGGTGATCGGCGAGGGCGCTGACGTCTCCGACAAGGCCAGCAACAAGGCCATGACCGCCGCGAAGAAGTACGCCTTCATCCAGGCGTTCGAGATCGCCGACGGGGCGGACGACGGCGACAACGACCACCCGGCAGCCGTTCGGGGGCCCCTGGACTGGTACCTCGACCAGATCCGGCAGCCCAACATCTGGCAGAACGCCGAAGCGCTGCGGAAGCTCCGGGACCGGGCCGTCGCCGAGAAGGTCGCCGACCTTGAGGTGCCGGACGCTCCCGGGCAGACCTTCCGCCGACTGATCGAGGGGCAGGGGGCGAAGCTGATTCGCGAGCAGCAGGAGCGAGACCAGCGGAAGGCCGAAGAGCGTGAGGCCGTTGCCGCGCAGATGAGCGCCGAGTACCCGACGCCGGACGAACTGAACGACGACCCGTGGCTCCAGCCTGCTCCGCCGCGCGAAGAGCAGCACACGAGCCCGGGGCCCGCCCCGACCCGCCGTGAGACACCCGCTGTCACACGCGAGCACCAGACCCCGCCCGCCTCGCCGGTGCCGGATGCGGCCGAAATCGAAGCACAGCTGGTTCAGGCCGCAGCGGACCCCGCGGACTGCGAGCGACGGCTGAACGACCTTCGTGCGCGGTACGGAGCGGGCGCCCTCGCTCAGACCGTGGTGCGGACGGAGTGGGGGACGGTCGACGCCAACAGCGCGATCACCATGGCGTTGCTGAGCCGCCCGAGCACCCACGCGCCCGATGAGGCACCGGCCGGCCCCAGCACACCCGCCGCCCCGCAGGCGGCGGACAACCCGCGGGCCCGGAGCAAGATGACCGCCAAGGACCGGGCGCAGGAGGACATGGTCGCCGAGCTGGAGTTCCAGGCCCAGATGCTCGGCTTGGGATCCCTGGAGTTCGCCGCCGATCTGCTGCCGCCGGGCGCGACGAGCCTGGAACAGATCCAGAAGGTTCGAGCGATGCAGGACCACATCAAGGGCCACCGGCCGGAGGTGCTCGCAGCGATGATCCAGAACGGGTTGACGAACGCGGCGGCGGAGTACGCCAAGTTCGGAGACCGCGTTCCGGCGAGGAACATCGCCGCGTTCATTCGCGGAGTGCTCGCACCACAGAAGTGA
- a CDS encoding ParA family protein, which yields MSTKTLPRRNLRPNGRTWPLIIAALIISGGSAKTTTISILATILALRGYKVRVFDFDQQRNLSHIFCGKHLDDAEFPTIWDLMLDTATLEEVSVPARFRVGDGWDDDAFSEIPNLTLVRGSRHVKNFDTVAAAEPERMLMAWFERVCNTYKGDDDLWLLDLPASLSKLSVSTLLPMTEDDEVLPPVLVTNKEEEDLGYTFEELAEMVEHMTTRSRRPAPTIKNIVMCSTPTSQRKGVEYHETVEAIERQYGDHFTLHKIRYTDVIPRQHRLQATVPAFASSSAPMEDYSKLATALGFNDLEPA from the coding sequence GTGTCCACCAAAACTCTGCCCCGGCGCAACCTGCGCCCCAACGGTCGCACCTGGCCCCTCATCATCGCCGCGCTCATCATCTCGGGCGGCAGCGCGAAGACCACCACCATCAGCATCCTGGCCACGATCCTGGCCCTCCGCGGATACAAGGTCCGGGTCTTCGACTTCGACCAGCAGCGCAACCTGAGCCACATCTTCTGCGGCAAGCACCTGGACGACGCGGAGTTCCCCACGATCTGGGACCTCATGCTGGACACGGCCACCCTCGAAGAGGTCAGCGTCCCGGCACGCTTCCGTGTAGGCGACGGCTGGGACGACGACGCCTTCAGCGAGATCCCGAACCTCACGCTGGTGCGCGGGTCCCGGCACGTGAAGAACTTCGACACCGTGGCGGCCGCCGAACCCGAGCGCATGCTCATGGCCTGGTTCGAGCGGGTCTGCAACACCTACAAGGGTGACGACGACCTGTGGCTCCTTGACCTGCCGGCCAGCCTCAGCAAGCTCTCGGTTTCCACCCTGCTGCCGATGACCGAAGACGACGAGGTCTTGCCTCCGGTTCTGGTCACGAACAAGGAGGAGGAGGATCTCGGCTACACCTTCGAGGAGCTGGCCGAGATGGTGGAGCACATGACCACCCGCAGCCGTCGGCCGGCACCCACGATCAAGAACATCGTCATGTGCTCGACGCCCACCTCGCAGCGCAAGGGCGTTGAGTACCACGAGACCGTGGAGGCCATCGAGCGTCAGTACGGCGACCACTTCACGCTCCACAAGATCCGCTACACGGACGTGATCCCGCGTCAGCACCGCTTGCAGGCGACCGTGCCGGCCTTCGCGTCGTCCTCGGCGCCGATGGAGGACTACAGCAAGCTGGCCACTGCTCTGGGCTTCAACGACCTGGAACCGGCGTAG
- a CDS encoding DUF2637 domain-containing protein: MTEAEIRAAERILMAGTWAITAGALLFSVLTVTPLVRSVSPTGWEWTAPILPVVVDAAVVIVVRLDSVISRLGGSGGAWPGILRWMTGVMTLALNVGNSALHRDWVGMAVHSVAPLLLIVTAEAGLAYRRAINTALVRIAREQAEVEEQVRLERQAEAERQREERQREQAAREKAAQDARDHALRLEQEQADREQARLLAEREHELVLEQERTKREEQKERLRLEQEQAARDHELVVERDRAAREDAERRRREDREERERREKAAREEKAAREARERAEQERKDREPQFAGVSPARTVGKLGVTATLAKPAATKSVEAVVMKNEFAGMTQSDAEEALFELYREARDANAYEDWKRDNPLFQPRGPFCGSNLGRRLGRSDAAGRTNVMPKFEEWYDEYLAKKREESRELVGVG, encoded by the coding sequence ATGACCGAAGCCGAGATCCGCGCGGCCGAACGCATCCTCATGGCGGGTACCTGGGCGATCACCGCAGGCGCACTGCTGTTCAGCGTCCTGACGGTCACCCCACTGGTCCGATCGGTCAGCCCGACCGGCTGGGAGTGGACGGCCCCCATCCTCCCCGTCGTCGTGGACGCCGCGGTGGTCATCGTCGTCCGCCTGGACTCCGTCATCTCGCGACTCGGCGGGTCTGGTGGAGCTTGGCCGGGGATCCTGCGCTGGATGACCGGCGTCATGACGCTCGCTCTCAACGTGGGCAACTCTGCCCTGCACCGGGACTGGGTGGGTATGGCCGTCCACTCCGTGGCGCCCCTCCTCCTCATTGTCACCGCCGAGGCCGGCCTCGCCTACCGCCGGGCCATCAACACCGCTTTGGTCCGGATCGCGCGGGAGCAGGCCGAGGTTGAAGAGCAGGTCCGCCTTGAGCGGCAGGCGGAGGCCGAACGCCAGCGCGAGGAACGGCAGAGGGAACAGGCCGCCCGCGAGAAGGCCGCGCAGGACGCCCGGGACCACGCCCTCCGCCTGGAGCAGGAGCAGGCGGACCGAGAGCAAGCGCGGCTCCTCGCCGAGCGTGAACACGAGCTTGTCCTGGAGCAGGAGCGGACGAAGCGCGAGGAGCAAAAGGAGCGGTTGCGCCTGGAGCAGGAGCAGGCCGCCCGCGACCACGAGCTTGTTGTCGAGCGTGACCGCGCGGCGCGGGAAGACGCCGAGCGCCGTCGGCGCGAAGACCGCGAAGAGCGTGAGCGCCGGGAGAAGGCCGCCCGGGAGGAGAAGGCGGCACGCGAAGCGCGGGAGAGGGCCGAACAGGAGCGCAAGGACCGGGAGCCGCAGTTCGCTGGCGTGTCCCCTGCGCGGACCGTCGGCAAGCTGGGGGTGACGGCCACGCTGGCGAAGCCGGCGGCGACCAAGTCGGTGGAGGCTGTGGTGATGAAGAACGAGTTCGCCGGGATGACCCAGTCGGACGCCGAGGAGGCCCTGTTCGAGCTGTACCGGGAGGCGCGGGACGCGAACGCCTACGAGGACTGGAAGCGGGACAACCCCCTGTTCCAGCCGCGGGGGCCGTTCTGCGGAAGCAACCTGGGGCGCCGGCTCGGCCGCTCGGACGCTGCGGGCCGCACCAACGTCATGCCGAAGTTCGAGGAGTGGTACGACGAGTACCTGGCGAAGAAGCGCGAGGAGTCGCGTGAGCTGGTCGGCGTGGGCTGA
- a CDS encoding ParB/RepB/Spo0J family partition protein has product MKSLGGAARNKRGAGVGGQGTASAAPKQPQNFYSRAEGDGDALDIALDDVSPNPFNDLRSMGDLDGLARSIKEDGLLQDIVVMHTTEFAKVWPQQAEGIVTKYVIAFGERRWRAAGKAELPEIRAVLNNAVAPKIRRVLLIENLQRVGYTPMEEARNFHRLKVEEGLSYRQIADELKIGSTQVHRRLALLNLPVELQEQVDQGLLATSNAVKLTEKLETADERSAAWALMSHSDPEQRLKTDAAIQAVLSGEVSTAAEPEVQNVPVQRAPEPAQSQGEEEHTAEPSDEAQPSAPQVAAGDKNTSEPRGETKTVTKPASPLPATDRSARERNNAAADRTEACLHLIRNGFVPDKKQLGALFARTMLSPIQQGPAKTRAHVWLRAASREVLGVSDSDSYFQAVLSSGNDELIQLATFVTALAASEIRAKDNRRQWDRTDAAHVEFLIQAAAYRPQTEWERDQLSKFSVAFPTDEAADAATV; this is encoded by the coding sequence ATGAAGAGTCTGGGCGGAGCAGCAAGGAACAAGAGGGGAGCGGGAGTCGGCGGCCAAGGAACGGCCTCAGCAGCCCCCAAGCAGCCTCAGAACTTCTACAGCAGGGCGGAGGGGGACGGGGACGCGCTCGACATCGCACTGGATGACGTCTCGCCGAACCCCTTCAACGACCTCCGCTCCATGGGCGACTTGGACGGCCTTGCCCGATCCATCAAGGAGGACGGGCTCCTTCAGGACATCGTGGTCATGCACACCACGGAGTTCGCGAAGGTCTGGCCGCAGCAGGCCGAGGGCATCGTCACCAAGTACGTCATCGCCTTCGGCGAGCGGCGGTGGCGGGCGGCGGGCAAAGCCGAGCTCCCCGAGATCCGCGCCGTCCTCAACAACGCGGTGGCACCGAAGATCCGCCGGGTCCTCCTGATCGAGAACCTCCAGCGCGTCGGCTACACCCCCATGGAAGAGGCACGGAACTTCCACCGGCTCAAGGTTGAGGAGGGACTCTCCTACCGGCAGATCGCCGACGAGCTGAAGATCGGCTCGACCCAGGTACATCGCCGGCTCGCACTCCTGAACCTTCCCGTCGAGCTCCAGGAGCAGGTGGACCAGGGGCTCCTGGCGACGTCCAATGCTGTGAAGCTGACGGAGAAACTGGAGACCGCCGATGAGCGGTCCGCCGCTTGGGCTCTCATGAGTCACTCCGACCCCGAGCAGCGCCTGAAGACGGACGCCGCCATCCAGGCAGTCCTGTCCGGAGAGGTCTCCACGGCCGCCGAGCCGGAAGTTCAGAACGTGCCGGTTCAGCGGGCCCCCGAACCCGCCCAGAGTCAGGGCGAGGAGGAGCACACAGCAGAGCCCTCCGACGAGGCCCAGCCGTCTGCCCCTCAGGTTGCTGCTGGGGACAAGAACACGTCCGAACCGCGCGGCGAGACCAAAACGGTCACGAAGCCGGCGTCACCCCTTCCCGCCACCGACCGCTCGGCACGCGAACGCAACAACGCAGCGGCCGACCGAACCGAGGCGTGCCTCCACCTCATCCGGAACGGATTCGTGCCGGACAAGAAGCAGCTAGGAGCGCTCTTCGCGCGGACCATGCTCTCCCCGATCCAGCAGGGCCCCGCCAAGACCCGCGCACATGTGTGGCTCCGTGCAGCGTCCCGCGAAGTTCTCGGCGTAAGCGATAGCGACAGCTACTTCCAGGCCGTACTCTCATCCGGCAACGACGAGCTGATCCAGCTCGCGACCTTCGTCACCGCTCTCGCAGCGAGCGAGATCCGGGCGAAGGACAACCGCCGGCAGTGGGACCGCACCGACGCCGCGCACGTCGAGTTCCTCATCCAGGCTGCGGCCTACCGGCCGCAGACCGAATGGGAACGCGACCAGCTCAGCAAGTTCTCCGTGGCCTTCCCGACCGACGAAGCCGCCGACGCGGCCACGGTCTGA
- a CDS encoding RNA polymerase sigma factor, whose amino-acid sequence MPQTPSASETTSCNGEFGHPLEIAAALAAQDPTNKVALAELFAGMYEPVVRFMQARIQDPATAEDLAQEVFVKVVQKIDGYTGGGIHAWIWTISRNVYNDYFRPMKNRGFEQPTGDFWHLEGPSAEMGPAELAEWNDLSRAIKGKLDKLPHDQRMVLALRITAGYSTSETAEIMGKPVGTIRVLQCRALAKLRKLMPESDSNLATYLLSASDAQRQEDLMSAAPVMLRERHDAGSMGG is encoded by the coding sequence ATGCCCCAGACGCCCAGCGCGAGCGAGACCACGTCGTGCAACGGCGAGTTCGGGCATCCCCTTGAGATAGCCGCCGCGCTGGCCGCGCAGGATCCGACCAACAAGGTCGCTCTCGCCGAGCTGTTCGCCGGGATGTACGAGCCGGTCGTTCGCTTCATGCAGGCCCGCATCCAGGACCCCGCCACCGCCGAAGACTTGGCCCAGGAGGTCTTCGTGAAGGTCGTCCAGAAGATCGACGGTTACACCGGAGGCGGGATCCACGCCTGGATCTGGACCATCTCGCGGAACGTCTACAACGACTACTTCCGCCCCATGAAGAACCGCGGATTCGAACAACCCACGGGTGACTTCTGGCACCTCGAAGGACCGAGCGCTGAGATGGGGCCGGCCGAGCTGGCCGAATGGAACGACCTCAGCCGGGCCATCAAGGGCAAGCTGGACAAACTCCCTCACGACCAGCGCATGGTCCTCGCGCTCCGCATTACCGCTGGGTACTCAACTTCTGAGACTGCGGAGATCATGGGCAAACCAGTGGGTACCATTCGGGTATTGCAGTGCCGAGCGCTGGCCAAGCTGCGGAAGCTGATGCCGGAGAGTGACAGCAACCTGGCAACGTACTTGCTGTCCGCTTCCGATGCGCAGCGGCAAGAGGATCTAATGAGCGCAGCGCCGGTCATGCTGAGGGAGAGACACGATGCTGGGTCGATGGGTGGATAG
- a CDS encoding ParB N-terminal domain-containing protein: MTGLQAPRFITYIPLTDLPPDPVNPKKHEVERIIASIQDHGFIETPVVDERTGLPIAGHGRRKALIEMQARGEPVPRGLLVDDDGGWLVPVTRGWSSTSDRQARAVLILLNRLASAGGWEAGPLAEILEDLVTSDTALFDSLGIADDEMEELLRQVDPEGLPQGPDGSESPTKGDLVENGFEEGYGDSGDNERAGSVSCPACGHLFSPGR; encoded by the coding sequence GTGACTGGCCTTCAAGCCCCTCGGTTCATCACCTACATACCGCTCACCGACCTGCCGCCCGACCCCGTCAACCCCAAGAAGCACGAGGTCGAGCGCATCATCGCCTCGATCCAGGACCACGGCTTCATAGAGACGCCGGTGGTGGACGAGCGGACCGGGCTCCCGATCGCTGGCCACGGGCGCCGGAAGGCCCTGATCGAGATGCAGGCCCGCGGCGAACCGGTGCCCCGCGGCCTGCTCGTGGATGACGACGGGGGGTGGCTCGTACCCGTCACCCGTGGGTGGTCCTCAACGAGCGACCGCCAGGCCCGCGCCGTCCTCATCCTCCTGAACCGCCTGGCATCGGCTGGCGGGTGGGAGGCCGGTCCCCTCGCCGAGATCCTTGAAGACCTCGTCACCTCCGACACCGCGCTGTTCGACTCCCTCGGTATCGCCGACGACGAGATGGAGGAACTGCTGCGCCAGGTGGACCCCGAGGGTCTCCCTCAGGGCCCCGATGGCTCCGAGTCGCCGACGAAGGGCGACCTGGTTGAAAACGGCTTTGAGGAGGGATACGGCGACAGCGGCGACAACGAGCGGGCCGGTTCCGTGTCCTGTCCGGCCTGCGGACACCTGTTCAGCCCGGGACGCTAG